In a single window of the Flavivirga spongiicola genome:
- a CDS encoding RagB/SusD family nutrient uptake outer membrane protein encodes MAACTDFVEVDLPKSQLPAESIFEDASMTASAVRGVYYQMRTSGLVSGDGLNTSMGLYADELDYYRLGQGKALENYQNHTLGPNDPIVADFWNSAYTQIYTVNAIMEGVGGSASLAPEDKDRFRGEALFVRSYLHLLLAELFGDIPYITGTSYVANKAVGRMPKALVYDQITTDLGSAVELLPGEDASGERVRPYAAVAEAVLARAYLYTGEWTMAEAMADRVIAKFGALEPDLGKVFLKDAPGTIWQLKPNGEGDNTSEGGQFIFTVAPPVNIAMSDLLFEAFEPGDQRRSTWVKAVGNATGTETWHHAFKYREQGRTDGSVEYSVQLRLAEQYLIRAESRARLGDLPGARSDINAVRNRAGLGGTAAVTPDGLLGAVLQERRVELFTEQGHRWFDLKRTGRAAGVLGPVKPNWKDAHVLLPIPGTELALNPNLLPQNDGY; translated from the coding sequence TTGGCAGCCTGTACGGATTTTGTGGAGGTAGATCTGCCAAAAAGCCAATTGCCGGCAGAATCGATTTTCGAGGATGCATCCATGACGGCATCCGCGGTCCGCGGTGTCTATTACCAAATGCGCACCAGCGGCCTGGTATCCGGTGACGGCTTGAATACCTCTATGGGGCTGTATGCCGACGAGCTGGACTATTACCGGCTCGGCCAGGGAAAAGCACTGGAAAATTACCAAAACCATACCCTGGGGCCTAACGACCCCATTGTAGCGGACTTTTGGAACAGTGCCTATACCCAGATCTATACGGTCAATGCGATTATGGAGGGCGTTGGGGGCTCGGCAAGCCTGGCCCCTGAGGACAAGGACCGGTTCAGGGGAGAGGCCCTGTTCGTAAGATCCTACCTGCACCTGTTGCTCGCAGAGCTTTTCGGGGACATACCCTATATTACGGGCACAAGCTATGTGGCCAACAAAGCCGTGGGGCGCATGCCCAAGGCATTGGTCTACGATCAGATAACAACAGACCTGGGCTCGGCCGTGGAGCTGCTGCCCGGTGAGGATGCCAGCGGGGAACGTGTGCGCCCCTATGCCGCCGTGGCAGAAGCGGTGCTCGCGCGTGCCTACTTATATACCGGGGAATGGACCATGGCGGAAGCGATGGCCGATAGGGTCATTGCTAAATTCGGGGCCCTGGAACCTGACCTGGGCAAGGTCTTCCTGAAAGATGCCCCCGGAACGATCTGGCAATTAAAACCGAACGGCGAAGGCGATAATACCAGCGAGGGGGGCCAGTTTATATTCACCGTTGCACCTCCGGTGAACATAGCTATGAGCGATCTCCTGTTCGAGGCATTCGAGCCCGGCGACCAGCGGCGTTCCACCTGGGTGAAAGCGGTCGGGAATGCTACAGGTACGGAAACCTGGCACCATGCCTTTAAATATAGGGAACAGGGCCGTACCGATGGTTCCGTAGAGTATTCGGTGCAGCTGCGCCTGGCGGAACAGTACTTGATCCGTGCCGAGTCGCGGGCACGCCTGGGCGACCTCCCCGGGGCACGGTCCGATATAAACGCGGTCAGGAACCGGGCAGGCCTGGGGGGCACGGCCGCCGTTACCCCGGATGGACTGCTGGGCGCCGTTCTGCAGGAGCGCCGCGTCGAACTGTTCACCGAACAGGGGCACCGCTGGTTCGACCTGAAGCGCACGGGAAGAGCGGCCGGGGTACTGGGGCCCGTCAAGCCCAACTGGAAGGACGCCCATGTACTGCTGCCTATCCCGGGCACGGAGCTGGCGCTCAATCCGAACCTGCTGCCGCAGAACGACGGCTACTAG
- a CDS encoding MauE/DoxX family redox-associated membrane protein, producing MKIYNKHKNILLEIICMLFILLFVYAAVSKFLIFDEFKIQIGQSPVLTAYTTWVAWGVPFIEILISLMLVVPRFRLPALYAAFTLMVMFTTYIFIILNFSDFIPCACGGVLEKLSWTEHLIFNIIFVILAFIGVMILSPQKNDDTSKYAYDT from the coding sequence ATGAAAATCTACAATAAGCATAAAAATATTTTGTTGGAAATTATTTGTATGCTGTTTATACTGTTGTTTGTATATGCAGCTGTTAGCAAATTTTTAATTTTTGACGAATTTAAGATTCAAATAGGGCAATCCCCCGTTCTTACTGCTTACACAACTTGGGTCGCCTGGGGAGTACCTTTTATAGAGATCCTAATTTCATTGATGTTGGTCGTTCCAAGATTTAGGTTACCTGCCTTATATGCTGCCTTTACACTTATGGTCATGTTTACTACCTATATTTTTATCATTTTGAATTTTAGTGATTTTATTCCCTGTGCCTGTGGGGGTGTTTTGGAAAAATTGAGTTGGACCGAGCATTTAATATTTAATATCATCTTTGTTATTCTTGCCTTTATTGGGGTTATGATATTGAGCCCACAAAAGAATGACGATACTTCAAAATATGCATATGACACATAA
- a CDS encoding FecR family protein, giving the protein MESPGKTRSLSEKIAASLLMGEAPVDLEGLDGLTEEEKKRILFNITDRDKREERVGLINRLDKQKARNIILGRERQRYAKRKKAYLYGAMAASVALFLVMALLLDENGGPQKGTPAISANHIEAGTDRAILTLGDGSRVSLEKGRTYRSGNASSNGEEIEYRAGGRSTPPRETAYNTLSVPRGAEFQIRLSDGTRIWLNSETRLKYPVAFGEGETRQVELVHGEAYFDVSPSRLHGGAKFKVVHEFQDVEVLGTEFNIKAYKEEGNIYTTLVEGKVSVNQQDKKQLLAPNEQLNLNTQDKKMTMARVDTDKEVSWKEGVFSFRNKSLKDIMKTLSRWYDMEVVFENKVIENEMFMGSFNKGLSIEDVMTSIKNTNIINGYHIKEKTLTIK; this is encoded by the coding sequence ATGGAGAGCCCAGGTAAGACCAGATCACTTTCGGAGAAGATAGCCGCTTCGTTGCTAATGGGCGAGGCCCCCGTTGACCTGGAAGGACTCGACGGGCTTACCGAAGAGGAGAAAAAGCGCATACTCTTTAATATTACCGATAGGGACAAGAGGGAAGAACGCGTAGGACTTATAAACAGACTGGATAAGCAGAAAGCCCGAAATATTATCCTGGGCCGCGAAAGGCAAAGATATGCCAAACGGAAAAAGGCCTACCTGTACGGAGCGATGGCAGCATCCGTGGCCCTGTTTCTGGTCATGGCGCTCCTTTTGGACGAGAACGGCGGACCGCAGAAGGGTACGCCGGCCATTTCGGCCAACCATATAGAAGCGGGCACGGACAGGGCGATCCTGACCTTGGGCGACGGTTCCCGGGTGAGCCTGGAAAAAGGGCGGACCTACCGATCGGGCAATGCCTCGAGCAACGGCGAAGAGATAGAATACCGTGCAGGCGGAAGATCGACGCCGCCAAGAGAGACCGCCTACAATACGCTGAGCGTCCCCCGAGGGGCCGAATTCCAGATAAGGTTATCGGACGGCACCAGGATATGGCTGAACTCCGAGACCCGGCTGAAGTACCCCGTGGCGTTTGGCGAAGGAGAAACGAGGCAGGTAGAGCTTGTCCATGGCGAGGCCTATTTCGATGTGTCGCCAAGTAGATTGCACGGCGGCGCGAAGTTCAAGGTGGTCCATGAGTTCCAGGACGTCGAAGTCCTGGGGACCGAGTTCAATATCAAGGCCTATAAGGAGGAGGGAAACATCTATACCACCCTGGTGGAGGGCAAAGTATCCGTCAACCAGCAGGATAAAAAACAACTTCTTGCACCCAACGAACAATTAAACCTGAATACCCAAGATAAAAAAATGACCATGGCAAGAGTCGATACGGACAAAGAAGTCTCCTGGAAAGAAGGCGTGTTCAGCTTCCGGAACAAAAGCTTAAAGGATATCATGAAGACCCTTTCCCGTTGGTACGATATGGAAGTGGTATTCGAAAACAAGGTGATAGAAAACGAAATGTTCATGGGGTCGTTCAACAAGGGCCTATCGATAGAGGACGTTATGACATCAATTAAAAACACCAATATCATCAATGGCTACCACATAAAGGAAAAGACATTGACCATCAAGTAG
- a CDS encoding alginate export family protein encodes MRKQYVILGLLLVGCLQFIQAQFTLDGEFRPRTEYRNGFGSLIADDADAGFGISTRVRLNAGYKTDTYKVFVSLQDIMVWGENRQILPYDQNNSFAVFQAWAEINLGEGFSTKLGRQVLSYDDQRIMGGLDWAQQGRNHDAALLKYKKEKFILDFGLAFNQDYSHPTGFVSTGTGYNTTGFFSYKTMQYLYLKQAWENFTGSLLLMNNGFQDFDTSNDPDGVSNLQTLGTHLDYKEGSFGIAANAFVQTGKRQGDVDVKGAYLLGLDVSYKASDKVGLGAGVEIISGNDGDPGETGAFFPLYGTNHKFNGFMDYFYVGNHANSIGLFDVHVSANFKLNDTSSLMVKALNFSGEQELASGEKSLGTEIDLVFKKKFKGYALVAGYSHLFPSDGMYELKGIAEGVASDTQNWGWVMLVLKPKFLNGTK; translated from the coding sequence ATGAGAAAACAGTATGTAATATTAGGATTATTGTTGGTAGGTTGCTTACAATTTATTCAAGCACAGTTTACATTGGATGGCGAATTTAGGCCACGTACAGAATACCGTAATGGATTTGGAAGCTTAATAGCTGATGATGCAGATGCAGGTTTTGGTATATCAACGAGAGTCCGTTTAAATGCAGGATATAAAACAGATACTTACAAAGTGTTTGTGAGCTTGCAAGATATTATGGTTTGGGGAGAAAACAGACAGATCTTACCTTATGATCAGAATAATTCATTTGCAGTTTTTCAAGCTTGGGCAGAAATTAATTTAGGAGAAGGGTTTTCAACTAAATTAGGACGTCAAGTACTCTCTTATGATGACCAAAGAATTATGGGAGGATTAGATTGGGCACAACAAGGACGTAATCATGATGCTGCATTGTTGAAATACAAAAAAGAAAAGTTTATTTTGGATTTTGGATTGGCATTCAATCAAGATTATTCGCACCCAACAGGTTTCGTATCAACAGGAACTGGATATAATACAACGGGGTTCTTTTCATATAAAACCATGCAATACTTATACTTAAAACAAGCTTGGGAAAACTTTACAGGTAGCTTATTATTAATGAACAACGGTTTCCAGGATTTTGATACCAGTAATGACCCTGATGGCGTAAGTAACCTCCAAACTTTAGGAACTCATTTAGACTATAAAGAAGGAAGCTTTGGTATAGCAGCTAATGCATTTGTACAAACAGGCAAAAGACAAGGAGATGTAGATGTAAAAGGAGCGTATCTTTTAGGTTTAGATGTATCATATAAAGCTTCTGATAAAGTTGGTTTGGGAGCAGGTGTTGAAATAATTAGCGGAAATGATGGTGACCCTGGAGAAACAGGAGCGTTTTTCCCATTATATGGTACCAATCATAAATTTAATGGATTTATGGACTACTTCTATGTGGGGAATCACGCAAATTCAATCGGTTTATTTGATGTTCACGTGAGTGCAAACTTTAAATTAAATGACACTTCTAGTCTTATGGTAAAAGCTCTAAACTTTAGTGGCGAGCAAGAGTTAGCTAGTGGAGAAAAGTCGTTAGGAACAGAGATCGATTTAGTATTCAAAAAGAAATTTAAAGGCTATGCTTTAGTTGCTGGATATTCACACTTATTTCCATCTGATGGGATGTATGAGTTAAAAGGTATTGCTGAAGGTGTAGCATCAGATACACAAAATTGGGGATGGGTCATGTTAGTGCTAAAACCTAAATTTTTAAATGGAACTAAGTAA
- a CDS encoding SusC/RagA family TonB-linked outer membrane protein — MEVTVDRVFDIINTQTGYSFIYHQDLFKDHPKVVLEKGVFRVKKLLKLILPTEDLNITVTKNTISISGKESGPENQGRSLTGTVLDHEGLPLSGATVLIKGSNKGTPTDSNGRFTIAAAHPEDVLVFSSLGFETQETTIGNQGSIHVSLKEAVEELKAVEIVGHYYKRSQEENPGSVYRLDAKTIERQPVTNPLAAMNGYIPGVNIVQSTGLSGGGFKIEIRGKNFIDAGTEPLYVLDGVPYSSESLSFPLVNPVLPEENPLSLINPADVEGIEVLKDADATAIYGSRGANGVVLITTKRGRAGKTQIKVNTTTGLASVSRFVDLLNTDQYLEMRLEALTNGGFTPGTTPPSLQLAMPDLFGWDPSRYTDWQKELIGGTAYRNTGQLSFSGGNEQTQFLFSGSYLNETTVFPGNSKYGKASVQSNINHRSQDGRFRVNVLTNYVVDDNRLPLGRLTQEAYRLAPNAPALYNGRGGLNWNGWGIVDNPLRLLEGEYRAKSKNFLLSTAISYRPVPGLELTANLGYTDYHKDEYKASRHTMFNPVFKYTSATGSSLFTNRASRQSWNMEPQVEWQKKWGNADLNILVGTTFQQRLTKQVSILGEGFENNNQILDISAANRITGGTDRESKYNYQAVFGRLNLKWAGKYIVNLTGRQDGSSRFGPGKQFGDFGAVGAAWIFSREAFLEDQELLSYGKLRTSYGVTGSDNIGDYGFYNSYGISSTGNYNGSVLLPSRLFNPAFGWEETKKFEVGLELGLLGDRVQLTTAWYKNRSTNQLLGVPLPGTTGFNSVNANFDATVENTGLEIDFRSVNLKSAHFKWTTTFNISVPKNKLVKFDGLEHSTFADQYVVGQPLSIRKLYHMTGVDPDTGVYRFEDYNKDGAIDPGASSEDRQWIEDTAPRFHGGLGNNFNYKALSLKVFFQFKKQRGPNISHDSNYPGDLSNQHASVLDRWQQAGDEVPVQRYTTGLSAQGAEAITVFPNYLNSSARYTDTSFIRLRNVSLIYSIPKGSISGLDARIYLQGQNLLTITRSLSADPEHFSATELPILRRFTLGLELGF, encoded by the coding sequence ATGGAGGTAACCGTAGATAGGGTATTCGATATAATCAATACACAGACCGGTTACTCGTTCATTTATCATCAAGACCTGTTCAAGGACCATCCCAAGGTAGTCCTTGAAAAAGGGGTTTTCCGCGTTAAAAAGCTACTAAAGTTGATCCTTCCGACCGAAGACCTGAATATCACCGTAACAAAGAACACCATCAGTATCAGCGGCAAAGAGAGCGGTCCCGAAAACCAAGGGCGAAGCCTCACCGGTACCGTCCTGGACCATGAAGGCCTGCCCTTATCCGGCGCCACCGTTTTAATAAAAGGCTCGAACAAGGGGACCCCCACCGATTCGAACGGTCGGTTTACCATCGCTGCGGCCCATCCGGAGGACGTTCTGGTATTCTCGTCACTAGGGTTTGAAACGCAGGAAACCACCATAGGCAACCAGGGCAGCATCCATGTATCGCTAAAAGAAGCCGTTGAGGAATTGAAAGCCGTAGAGATCGTGGGGCACTACTACAAAAGATCCCAAGAGGAGAACCCGGGGAGCGTTTACAGGCTGGATGCCAAAACCATAGAAAGACAACCGGTAACCAATCCTTTGGCAGCCATGAACGGCTATATTCCCGGGGTCAATATTGTCCAAAGCACCGGGCTTTCCGGTGGCGGTTTTAAAATAGAGATACGGGGCAAGAACTTTATAGATGCAGGTACAGAGCCTCTATATGTCCTGGACGGCGTACCCTATAGTTCCGAATCACTGTCATTTCCCCTTGTCAACCCAGTCCTGCCAGAAGAGAACCCGCTGAGCTTGATCAACCCTGCCGATGTTGAGGGCATAGAGGTCCTCAAGGATGCGGATGCCACGGCTATCTATGGTTCACGCGGAGCCAATGGCGTGGTCCTTATCACGACCAAAAGGGGGCGGGCGGGGAAAACCCAGATCAAGGTCAATACCACCACGGGGCTGGCAAGCGTGTCCCGTTTTGTAGACCTGTTGAATACGGATCAATATTTAGAAATGCGATTGGAGGCGCTTACCAATGGCGGGTTCACACCTGGAACAACGCCCCCCAGCCTGCAACTTGCCATGCCGGACCTGTTCGGATGGGACCCAAGCCGCTATACGGATTGGCAGAAGGAGCTTATAGGAGGCACAGCTTACCGAAACACGGGACAGCTGTCTTTTTCGGGAGGCAACGAACAGACCCAGTTTTTATTCAGTGGCAGCTATCTGAACGAGACTACGGTATTTCCGGGAAACTCAAAATACGGAAAGGCCTCGGTACAGAGCAATATCAACCACCGATCGCAGGATGGGCGCTTTCGGGTAAATGTCCTGACAAACTATGTCGTTGACGATAACCGCCTCCCACTTGGCCGGCTTACGCAAGAAGCCTATAGGCTGGCACCAAATGCCCCGGCACTCTACAATGGCCGCGGCGGTCTGAACTGGAACGGTTGGGGTATAGTAGATAATCCATTAAGGCTGTTGGAGGGAGAGTACCGGGCAAAGAGCAAAAACTTTCTGTTGAGTACGGCGATCTCTTACCGTCCCGTACCGGGTCTGGAACTTACGGCCAATCTGGGCTATACGGATTACCACAAGGACGAGTACAAGGCATCCCGACATACAATGTTTAACCCGGTTTTTAAATATACAAGTGCTACCGGGTCTTCACTCTTTACCAATAGGGCCTCGCGCCAATCCTGGAATATGGAACCACAGGTCGAGTGGCAAAAGAAGTGGGGCAATGCAGATCTTAATATCCTGGTCGGGACCACGTTCCAGCAACGCCTAACAAAGCAGGTCAGTATATTGGGAGAAGGCTTCGAGAACAACAACCAGATTTTGGATATATCCGCAGCCAATAGAATCACGGGAGGGACAGACCGGGAATCCAAATATAATTACCAGGCCGTATTTGGAAGACTGAACCTTAAATGGGCCGGGAAATATATTGTGAACCTCACGGGACGACAGGATGGCTCCAGCCGGTTTGGACCGGGCAAGCAATTTGGCGATTTCGGAGCAGTTGGAGCAGCCTGGATCTTTTCAAGGGAAGCTTTCTTGGAGGACCAGGAGCTTTTGAGCTATGGGAAGCTCCGTACCAGTTATGGAGTTACGGGCAGTGATAATATAGGAGATTACGGCTTTTATAATTCCTATGGGATTTCGAGTACCGGAAACTATAACGGATCGGTACTCCTGCCTTCCAGGCTGTTCAATCCGGCCTTTGGCTGGGAAGAGACCAAAAAGTTCGAAGTAGGCCTGGAACTGGGTCTTTTGGGCGATCGCGTACAGCTTACAACGGCATGGTATAAGAACCGTTCCACAAACCAATTGTTGGGGGTCCCTTTGCCCGGCACCACGGGTTTCAATTCCGTAAATGCCAATTTTGACGCTACGGTGGAAAATACGGGCCTAGAAATAGACTTTCGGTCCGTAAACCTTAAAAGCGCCCATTTTAAATGGACTACGACCTTCAATATCTCGGTGCCCAAAAATAAGCTGGTAAAATTTGATGGCCTGGAACACTCGACCTTTGCAGACCAGTACGTGGTAGGGCAGCCCCTGAGCATCCGAAAGCTGTACCATATGACCGGTGTCGATCCGGACACGGGCGTATACCGGTTTGAGGACTATAACAAAGACGGTGCGATCGATCCGGGCGCTTCCTCGGAAGACCGTCAATGGATCGAGGATACGGCCCCAAGGTTCCATGGGGGGCTGGGCAATAATTTTAATTACAAAGCACTGAGCCTGAAGGTCTTTTTCCAGTTCAAGAAACAAAGAGGGCCCAATATATCCCATGATTCAAATTATCCCGGCGATCTTTCCAACCAGCACGCGTCCGTATTGGACCGTTGGCAGCAAGCAGGGGACGAGGTTCCGGTACAGCGCTATACCACAGGTCTTAGTGCCCAGGGCGCCGAGGCAATCACTGTTTTCCCCAATTACCTCAATAGTAGTGCACGGTATACCGATACCTCCTTTATCCGGTTGAGAAATGTGTCTTTGATCTACAGCATCCCAAAAGGGTCTATTTCCGGACTGGATGCCAGGATCTATCTGCAAGGACAGAACCTCTTGACCATTACAAGGTCCCTGAGTGCAGACCCGGAACATTTTAGCGCGACGGAGCTCCCCATATTGCGGCGCTTTACCCTGGGACTGGAACTGGGCTTTTAA
- a CDS encoding sigma-70 family RNA polymerase sigma factor, producing the protein MRKNKPPELALYEFDGIFERLYHPLCLYAHGYVRDLGLCEDIVQGVFLKVWEERSSFRGKEMTDGLFYTAVRNRSLDHLRSKRARDVRAYPLEDLEALQGESDFISETIMTNTSEIVERAIGSLPDKCAEVIRSGMGGLTNREIAGEMGISVHTVKEYKKIAYGKLRKILVHLKIK; encoded by the coding sequence ATGCGAAAAAACAAGCCCCCCGAGCTGGCGCTCTACGAATTTGACGGGATCTTCGAGCGCCTGTACCATCCGCTGTGCCTCTATGCCCATGGTTACGTCCGCGACCTGGGCCTTTGCGAGGACATCGTCCAGGGCGTCTTTCTGAAGGTATGGGAGGAGAGGTCCTCCTTCCGTGGCAAAGAGATGACGGACGGCCTGTTCTATACCGCTGTAAGGAACAGGTCCCTCGACCACCTGCGGAGCAAGCGTGCCAGGGACGTTAGGGCCTATCCGTTGGAGGACCTGGAGGCCCTGCAGGGGGAGAGCGACTTTATATCGGAAACGATCATGACCAACACATCGGAGATCGTGGAAAGAGCGATCGGGTCGCTGCCCGATAAGTGCGCGGAGGTCATAAGGTCTGGCATGGGAGGCCTCACGAACAGGGAAATAGCCGGGGAGATGGGCATATCCGTGCATACGGTCAAGGAATACAAGAAGATCGCCTATGGGAAGCTCCGGAAAATCTTAGTCCACTTAAAAATTAAATAA